The Microbacterium luteum genome includes a region encoding these proteins:
- a CDS encoding polyprenyl synthetase family protein, producing the protein MIDTDARAETDDAIARSLARVRRRASGLGGDMEALGAAIERAAGGGKRFRPALVVASFRAFGGADADALGVYDVAAAYELLHTAFVAHDDVIDHDTVRRGIPNIGGEFRARALDTGADAGGAALLGDAAGILAGDLLLHEAQRIIALSPTPEPVRRALLDQFDDAVYVSAAGELADVGNAVAADVADSASIFAAAYNKTAVYSFSAPLRAGALLADASPLAVDRIGAAGGRVGLAFQLVDDLIGAFGTAQAAGRDEGVDLREAKRTPLIAYARESAEWARVDAAVAVAHTGPVAVRQAQRLLERSGARSRLRTVIDDTLADALRQAGDPVLPPAARNLLGDLAEQVTGRIP; encoded by the coding sequence ATGATCGACACCGACGCTCGGGCGGAGACCGATGACGCCATCGCCCGCAGCCTCGCCCGCGTGCGGCGCCGCGCATCGGGACTCGGCGGGGACATGGAGGCGCTGGGGGCGGCCATCGAGCGCGCCGCCGGCGGGGGCAAGAGATTCCGTCCCGCGCTGGTCGTCGCCTCGTTCCGCGCCTTCGGCGGTGCGGATGCCGACGCGCTCGGCGTCTACGACGTCGCCGCGGCCTACGAGCTGCTCCACACCGCCTTCGTCGCCCATGACGACGTCATCGACCACGACACGGTGCGCCGAGGCATCCCCAACATCGGCGGCGAGTTCCGCGCGCGCGCTCTCGACACCGGGGCCGACGCCGGCGGCGCCGCACTCCTCGGCGATGCGGCGGGCATTCTCGCCGGTGACCTGCTGCTCCACGAGGCCCAGCGGATCATCGCCCTCTCGCCCACCCCGGAGCCGGTGAGGCGCGCGCTGTTGGACCAGTTCGACGATGCGGTCTACGTCTCGGCAGCCGGGGAGCTCGCCGACGTCGGCAACGCCGTCGCCGCCGACGTGGCCGACAGCGCCTCGATCTTCGCCGCGGCCTACAACAAGACCGCGGTCTACTCGTTCTCCGCACCGCTGCGCGCCGGCGCCCTGCTCGCCGACGCGTCCCCGCTCGCCGTGGACCGCATCGGCGCGGCGGGTGGGCGCGTCGGGCTCGCGTTCCAGCTCGTCGACGACCTGATCGGCGCCTTCGGCACCGCCCAGGCCGCCGGCAGGGACGAGGGCGTCGACCTGCGGGAGGCCAAGCGCACGCCGCTCATCGCCTACGCGCGCGAGAGCGCGGAATGGGCGCGGGTCGACGCGGCGGTCGCCGTCGCCCACACCGGTCCGGTTGCCGTCCGACAGGCGCAGCGTCTGCTCGAGCGCAGCGGAGCACGCTCGCGCCTTCGCACGGTCATCGACGACACCCTCGCCGACGCTCTCCGCCAAGCCGGCGATCCCGTGCTTCCCCCGGCCGCGAGGAACCTCCTCGGAGACCTCGCCGAACAGGTGACGGGTCGGATCCCGTGA
- a CDS encoding DUF6328 family protein, which translates to MPDPSAPVDRDDRRDGRDETPYERADRNWNEMLQELRVLQTGAQILAGFLLALAFQPAFPDLTAGQRVLYLCLVVLAGVTSITALAPVALHRLLFQQRAKVEVVTLGHIAVIVALGLVAALIVGVVAFVFDVVLGGSAAWIILGALGTLVIVTWIAAPFVVRARRRTREEST; encoded by the coding sequence ATGCCCGATCCTTCCGCCCCCGTGGACCGCGACGACCGTCGCGACGGCCGTGACGAGACGCCGTACGAGCGTGCCGACCGCAATTGGAACGAGATGCTCCAGGAGCTGCGGGTGTTGCAGACCGGGGCGCAGATCCTGGCGGGTTTTCTGCTGGCGCTGGCGTTCCAACCCGCCTTCCCGGACCTCACGGCGGGGCAGCGCGTGCTCTACCTGTGTCTGGTCGTGCTCGCCGGAGTGACGTCGATCACCGCCCTTGCGCCCGTCGCACTGCATCGGCTGCTCTTCCAGCAGCGCGCGAAGGTCGAGGTGGTGACGCTCGGACACATCGCGGTGATCGTCGCGCTCGGTCTGGTGGCGGCGCTCATCGTCGGGGTGGTCGCTTTCGTCTTCGACGTCGTGCTCGGCGGTTCGGCCGCGTGGATCATCCTCGGCGCGCTCGGTACGCTCGTGATCGTCACCTGGATCGCTGCGCCGTTCGTGGTGCGAGCGCGTCGTCGCACGCGGGAGGAGAGCACATGA